A genomic region of Leptolyngbya sp. NIES-2104 contains the following coding sequences:
- a CDS encoding TetR/AcrR family transcriptional regulator — translation MPLTNRMPQQAETETRTRILKAALKLFAKQGYDGTTTRDLAEKAGVAEGTLFRHFTNKKAILIEVATQGWIEILTDLLTELSEMGSYKAIAQVMRKRMLNLHQNADLFKVCFMEAQFHPDLRDRIQSEVVDKMTDVAEAFFQTAMDQGIYRPMNPRMVARVFLGMFTIAGFSQDTIMAPGSSPNEMKEMAEGIADIFLNGVLAEKPS, via the coding sequence ATGCCACTTACTAATCGGATGCCCCAACAAGCTGAAACTGAAACCCGCACTCGGATTCTAAAAGCGGCGCTGAAACTGTTTGCGAAACAAGGTTACGATGGCACAACGACGAGGGATCTGGCAGAAAAAGCAGGAGTCGCAGAAGGCACATTATTCCGGCATTTCACGAATAAAAAGGCAATCTTGATCGAAGTGGCGACTCAGGGCTGGATTGAGATTCTGACCGATTTGCTAACGGAACTGAGCGAAATGGGAAGCTATAAAGCGATCGCTCAAGTGATGCGAAAACGGATGCTGAACTTACACCAGAATGCGGATTTATTCAAAGTCTGTTTTATGGAGGCGCAGTTTCATCCGGATTTGCGCGATCGTATTCAGTCCGAAGTGGTCGATAAAATGACCGATGTCGCGGAAGCATTCTTTCAAACGGCGATGGATCAAGGGATTTATCGCCCGATGAATCCGAGAATGGTGGCACGAGTGTTTTTGGGGATGTTTACGATCGCGGGATTTAGTCAAGATACGATCATGGCTCCTGGTAGTTCTCCGAATGAAATGAAAGAGATGGCAGAGGGAATTGCCGATATCTTTTTAAATGGAGTCCTAGCAGAGAAACCTTCATGA
- the petB gene encoding cytochrome b6 codes for MANVYDWFDERLEIGALAEDVTSKYVPPHVNIFYCLGGITLTCFLIQFATGFAMTFYYKPTVAEAFSSVQYIMNDVNFGWLIRSIHRWSASMMVLMMILHVFRVYLTGGFKKPRELTWVTGVVLAVITVSFGVTGYSLPWDQVGYWAVKIVSGVPEAIPVVGTLIADLLRGGASVGQSTLTRYYSAHTFVLPWLIAVFMLAHFLMIRKQGISGPL; via the coding sequence ATGGCAAATGTGTATGACTGGTTCGATGAGCGCCTGGAGATCGGAGCGCTTGCCGAAGACGTAACCAGCAAGTACGTGCCTCCCCACGTCAACATCTTTTACTGCTTGGGTGGCATTACGCTGACTTGCTTCCTCATCCAGTTCGCGACTGGATTTGCAATGACTTTTTACTACAAGCCAACCGTTGCCGAAGCATTCTCCTCGGTTCAGTACATCATGAACGATGTGAACTTTGGCTGGCTGATTCGCTCCATCCACCGCTGGTCTGCCAGCATGATGGTGCTCATGATGATTCTGCACGTGTTCCGCGTATACCTCACGGGTGGCTTCAAAAAGCCGCGTGAGTTGACCTGGGTAACGGGTGTTGTCCTCGCAGTGATCACCGTTTCTTTCGGTGTGACGGGCTACTCGCTGCCTTGGGACCAAGTGGGCTACTGGGCGGTGAAAATCGTATCCGGTGTGCCTGAAGCGATTCCAGTTGTAGGAACGCTGATTGCAGACTTGCTGCGGGGTGGTGCAAGCGTCGGTCAATCGACCTTGACCCGCTACTACAGCGCACACACTTTCGTTTTGCCCTGGTTGATCGCCGTCTTTATGCTGGCGCACTTCCTGATGATTCGGAAGCAAGGTATTTCTGGTCCCTTGTAA
- a CDS encoding ChaN family lipoprotein → MTGRSIAKLCALSLSLFVFWSAPSYAQTPTITTPTQQNLDTQTILKQLKQSRVIYLGETHDSEADHRAQLEIIRSLYQQNPKLAIGMEMFQRPFQSGLDSYLAGASTETMLREFTEFDKRWGYSWEFYYPIINFAKTNQLPVVALNTSAEVTRKVARQGLESLTAEEKRYIPPIDEIRLEPERYRDRLRQIFDGFHSGKGNNRGFDQFFQAQVLWDETMADAIVQFLKKNPDRQIVVLAGQGHIIYGDGIPSRVDRRIPGIKQSKILLNPPAEYLKETGIADFFWKTR, encoded by the coding sequence ATGACCGGAAGATCGATTGCAAAACTTTGTGCTTTATCACTGAGCTTGTTTGTGTTCTGGTCTGCACCGAGTTACGCTCAAACTCCGACAATTACAACACCGACACAACAGAACCTAGATACTCAGACTATTCTGAAGCAGTTGAAACAATCGCGAGTGATCTATTTAGGTGAAACCCATGACAGTGAAGCGGATCATCGTGCTCAGTTGGAAATTATTCGATCGCTCTATCAACAAAATCCCAAATTAGCGATCGGGATGGAAATGTTTCAGCGTCCGTTTCAATCCGGTTTAGATAGCTATCTCGCAGGAGCTTCAACTGAAACCATGCTGCGAGAGTTCACCGAATTCGACAAACGCTGGGGCTATTCCTGGGAGTTTTACTATCCGATCATCAATTTTGCTAAAACAAATCAATTACCTGTGGTTGCGCTGAACACTTCAGCGGAAGTGACTCGGAAAGTCGCGCGACAAGGATTAGAGAGTTTGACCGCAGAAGAAAAACGGTACATTCCGCCTATTGATGAAATTCGCCTAGAGCCGGAACGATATCGCGATCGCTTACGTCAGATTTTTGATGGCTTTCATTCTGGTAAAGGCAACAATCGTGGATTTGATCAATTCTTTCAGGCTCAAGTGTTATGGGATGAAACGATGGCAGATGCGATCGTGCAGTTTTTGAAGAAGAATCCCGATCGTCAAATCGTCGTGCTTGCAGGTCAAGGACACATTATTTATGGTGATGGAATTCCGAGCCGCGTCGATCGACGAATTCCTGGAATTAAGCAATCAAAAATTCTGCTTAATCCACCAGCAGAGTACTTGAAAGAAACCGGAATTGCTGACTTCTTCTGGAAAACTCGTTAA
- a CDS encoding transporter substrate-binding domain-containing protein has translation MKRRKVLLGGLSFASLLTTVACGGSQSGNNQAAGDSKTLTMLTSPDYPPYGFYETSGGGRKIVGFDIDIANYVAKELGYQLRVQESDFNGLIPALQANRADFVMAGMTPTDERKKNVDFSNIYFQAQNTIVALKGSNLVKAENLAGKRVGVQLGSIQEGDLKKIAEKVQGIQVKNLNRVPELIQEIKARRIDAAIVEDTVVKGFTQANPDLEYNVIPSEGPSGSAIAFPKGSPRVAEFNQVLDRMKANGELDRLAKQWFAKEIPASPAASPSPTLSPTASPSPGASPSPSPTN, from the coding sequence ATGAAGCGAAGAAAAGTACTGTTAGGCGGATTGAGTTTCGCCTCGCTACTTACTACTGTGGCTTGTGGTGGCAGTCAATCGGGTAATAATCAAGCGGCTGGCGATAGTAAAACGCTAACGATGCTCACCTCACCAGACTATCCGCCGTATGGATTCTATGAGACCTCTGGTGGAGGGCGGAAGATTGTCGGATTTGACATTGATATCGCGAACTACGTTGCTAAAGAACTAGGCTATCAACTGCGAGTTCAAGAATCTGACTTTAACGGTTTGATCCCGGCACTTCAGGCGAATCGTGCGGATTTTGTCATGGCGGGAATGACTCCAACCGATGAGCGTAAGAAAAACGTCGATTTTTCTAATATCTACTTCCAAGCGCAAAATACAATCGTTGCACTCAAAGGCAGCAATCTAGTCAAGGCTGAAAATCTTGCCGGAAAGCGGGTCGGTGTTCAACTTGGCTCAATTCAGGAAGGCGATTTGAAAAAGATTGCAGAAAAAGTTCAAGGGATTCAAGTGAAGAATTTGAACCGAGTACCGGAACTGATTCAAGAGATCAAAGCAAGACGGATTGATGCTGCGATCGTAGAAGATACGGTCGTAAAAGGATTTACCCAAGCGAATCCCGATTTAGAATACAACGTGATCCCATCTGAAGGACCGTCGGGAAGTGCGATCGCATTTCCGAAAGGATCGCCGCGTGTGGCGGAATTCAATCAAGTTTTGGACAGAATGAAAGCAAATGGAGAACTCGATCGGTTAGCGAAACAATGGTTCGCCAAAGAGATTCCCGCTTCTCCAGCCGCTTCACCTTCTCCAACCTTGTCCCCAACGGCTTCACCTTCTCCAGGCGCATCTCCTTCGCCTTCTCCTACTAACTAA
- a CDS encoding aminopeptidase P family protein — MSRLADTLKSRRERLSELIDFPVLLKSGEFKPRNFPANTYPFRASSHFLYFAGLSLPNAAVRIEGDRLILFLDDPKPSSALWHGESPSRDQLAAEIGADEAYPLSEIERFSVEDHPTVIEAIVKLRLIHDESAIAEIRRAIAVTVEAHRAGMQATLKAQRESQIRAAMESVILSHNMTCAYNSIVTVNGEVLHNDHYHHAIEPTDLILADVGAETESGWASDITRTWSASGKFSPTQRALYDIVLEAHDRAIDKIRPGVEYRDIHLLACETLAEGLIDLGILRGNAADLVDRDAHALFFPHGIGHLLGLDVHDMEDLGDLAGYEKGRSRSSRFGLGYLRLDRPLQAGMIVTIEPGFYQVPALLNDPERREKYHEVVNWERLAEFSDVRGIRIEDDVLVTSEGSEVLSIALPTDPEQVEMIVGEGA, encoded by the coding sequence ATGAGTCGATTGGCTGACACTCTCAAATCTCGTAGAGAGCGACTTTCCGAATTAATTGATTTTCCGGTGTTGCTAAAGTCCGGAGAATTCAAGCCTCGTAATTTTCCAGCAAATACCTATCCGTTTCGGGCAAGTAGTCATTTTCTCTACTTTGCAGGTTTATCTTTGCCGAATGCAGCGGTGCGGATTGAAGGCGATCGCTTAATTTTATTCCTCGATGATCCGAAGCCTTCGAGCGCTCTTTGGCATGGAGAATCTCCGAGTCGCGATCAACTTGCCGCAGAGATTGGAGCCGATGAAGCTTACCCGCTCTCTGAAATTGAGCGATTTTCGGTTGAGGATCATCCAACCGTTATAGAAGCGATCGTCAAATTGCGATTGATTCATGATGAAAGTGCGATCGCTGAAATTCGGAGAGCGATCGCGGTCACAGTCGAAGCGCATCGAGCCGGAATGCAAGCGACTTTGAAGGCTCAAAGAGAATCACAGATTCGAGCCGCAATGGAAAGTGTAATTCTCTCGCACAATATGACCTGTGCTTATAACAGCATTGTGACGGTGAATGGAGAAGTTTTGCACAATGACCATTATCATCATGCGATCGAGCCAACCGATTTGATTCTCGCAGACGTGGGAGCGGAAACCGAATCAGGATGGGCATCAGATATTACTCGAACTTGGTCGGCTTCTGGAAAATTTTCGCCAACGCAACGGGCACTGTATGACATTGTGTTAGAAGCGCACGATCGAGCAATTGATAAAATTCGTCCGGGTGTCGAATATCGTGACATTCATTTACTCGCCTGTGAAACTCTCGCGGAAGGCTTGATCGATTTAGGGATTCTGCGGGGCAATGCAGCCGATTTAGTCGATCGAGATGCTCATGCGTTGTTCTTTCCACATGGAATTGGACATCTATTAGGGTTAGATGTGCATGACATGGAAGACTTAGGCGATTTAGCTGGATATGAGAAAGGTCGATCGCGCAGTTCTCGGTTTGGATTGGGATATTTGAGACTCGATCGACCGTTGCAAGCTGGAATGATTGTGACGATCGAGCCGGGATTTTATCAAGTTCCAGCACTGCTCAATGATCCGGAGCGTCGTGAGAAATATCATGAAGTCGTGAACTGGGAACGGTTAGCTGAGTTTTCCGATGTTCGAGGGATTCGGATCGAAGATGATGTGTTAGTCACCTCAGAAGGTTCGGAAGTATTGAGCATTGCTTTACCGACTGATCCAGAGCAAGTAGAAATGATTGTTGGAGAAGGCGCATGA
- a CDS encoding amino acid ABC transporter ATP-binding protein — translation MTDVVVRTEFLCKSFGSLKVLDDISTEIHRGQVVAILGPSGSGKSTFLRCMNLLERPTRGRIYFNDVDITTPKTNIAKVREKLGMVFQHFNLFPHMTTLKNVTYAPIKLKGMSQHDAEAKGRELLTKVGLGEKCEVYPSRLSGGQKQRVAIARALAMEPEVILFDEPTSALDPETVKEVLEVMKALAKTGITMAIVTHEMGFAREVADRILFLDQGKLAEDASPSEFFKNPKCSRAQQFLEKML, via the coding sequence GTGACTGACGTTGTTGTAAGAACAGAATTTCTCTGCAAATCGTTTGGTAGTTTGAAGGTTTTAGATGATATTTCGACTGAGATTCATCGGGGTCAAGTGGTTGCGATTCTGGGTCCTTCGGGGTCTGGAAAATCGACGTTTTTGCGCTGTATGAATTTGCTAGAGCGCCCAACTCGTGGACGCATTTATTTTAATGATGTAGATATCACCACACCGAAAACCAACATTGCAAAAGTGCGTGAAAAGTTGGGTATGGTGTTTCAGCATTTCAATTTGTTTCCGCATATGACGACTTTGAAAAATGTTACGTATGCACCGATCAAATTGAAAGGAATGAGTCAGCATGATGCTGAAGCAAAGGGTAGAGAATTGCTCACAAAAGTCGGACTCGGTGAAAAGTGTGAGGTTTATCCTTCTCGATTGTCTGGGGGACAAAAACAACGAGTTGCGATCGCTCGCGCCCTCGCAATGGAACCCGAAGTGATCCTCTTCGATGAACCGACTTCCGCCCTCGACCCCGAAACGGTTAAGGAAGTGCTTGAAGTGATGAAAGCCTTGGCGAAAACCGGGATCACAATGGCGATCGTGACTCATGAGATGGGATTTGCTCGTGAAGTTGCCGATCGCATTCTTTTCCTAGATCAAGGCAAACTGGCAGAAGACGCATCCCCCAGTGAATTTTTCAAAAACCCAAAATGTTCTCGTGCTCAACAGTTTCTAGAAAAAATGCTGTAG
- the ctpA gene encoding carboxyl-terminal processing protease CtpA, with protein sequence MGKRLIWLRSLTVIGLSIAAALLLMAAPAKALTEEQKLINEVWRIIDRAYVDPTFNHRNWWALREKYLKQSLPNREATYGAIAQMLAVLDDPFTRLLKPDQYKSLQTSTSGELTGVGLQIALDVETKRLKVISPIVGSPAAKSGILAGDLILKIDEVSTEGLSLDEAADRMRGVVGSHVTLTVAREEGFERDFDLVRDRIEVNPVLAELRPQSDGSKVGYLRLSQFNANATMEVAHAIAKFERDGVDQYILDLRNNPGGLLNAGIEIARLWIDEGEIVYTVNRQGTIGSFEATGKALTQDPLVVLVNQGTASASEILAGALQDNERATILGEKTFGKGLIQSLFDLSDGAGLAVTVAKYETPNHTDINRLGIQPDRIVPLDQPMTIEQIGTPLDKQYQAAIETLSAESLVAGAK encoded by the coding sequence ATGGGAAAACGACTTATTTGGCTTCGCTCATTGACGGTGATTGGGTTATCGATCGCGGCTGCACTGTTACTTATGGCAGCTCCCGCTAAAGCGCTCACCGAAGAGCAGAAATTAATTAATGAGGTTTGGCGGATTATTGATCGGGCGTATGTCGATCCGACGTTTAATCACAGAAATTGGTGGGCGCTTCGTGAGAAGTATTTGAAGCAATCGTTACCGAATCGAGAAGCGACCTACGGCGCGATCGCGCAAATGTTGGCGGTACTCGATGACCCGTTTACCAGATTGTTGAAGCCAGATCAATATAAAAGTTTGCAAACGAGTACATCGGGTGAATTGACCGGAGTGGGGTTGCAGATTGCGCTAGATGTTGAGACGAAGCGGTTGAAGGTGATTTCGCCGATTGTCGGTTCTCCAGCAGCAAAATCTGGCATTCTCGCAGGCGATCTGATTCTCAAAATCGATGAGGTCAGTACTGAAGGACTGAGCCTAGATGAAGCGGCGGATAGAATGCGCGGAGTGGTAGGCAGTCATGTGACGCTGACGGTTGCTCGTGAAGAAGGATTTGAGCGGGATTTTGATCTGGTGCGCGATCGCATTGAAGTGAATCCGGTACTGGCAGAATTGCGCCCTCAATCGGATGGCTCGAAAGTTGGCTATCTGAGATTGAGTCAGTTTAATGCAAACGCGACGATGGAAGTGGCTCATGCGATCGCGAAATTTGAACGCGATGGAGTCGATCAATATATTCTCGATTTGCGAAACAATCCGGGTGGTCTGCTGAATGCTGGAATCGAGATTGCGCGGTTGTGGATTGATGAAGGCGAAATTGTTTATACGGTGAATCGGCAAGGTACGATCGGTAGCTTTGAAGCGACCGGAAAAGCTTTGACGCAAGATCCGCTTGTGGTTCTAGTAAATCAAGGAACTGCGAGTGCAAGCGAAATTCTAGCGGGAGCGCTTCAGGATAATGAACGGGCGACGATTTTAGGCGAAAAGACTTTTGGAAAAGGGTTGATTCAATCGCTGTTTGATTTGTCGGATGGTGCAGGATTAGCGGTGACCGTGGCGAAATATGAAACGCCAAATCACACCGATATTAATCGATTGGGAATTCAGCCCGATCGCATTGTGCCGCTCGATCAACCGATGACGATCGAGCAAATCGGAACTCCATTAGATAAACAGTATCAAGCTGCGATCGAAACCTTGTCGGCGGAATCGCTTGTTGCAGGAGCCAAGTGA
- a CDS encoding HD domain-containing protein: MNFERVYHDPLHGAIALNSGDPTEALLIQLIDTPAFQRLRRIRQLGPASLTFHGAEGSRFTHSLGVMAVARRAFDRIARDYPQLLPHRTVLLCAALLHDIGHGAFSHTAEEIFGSDHEVWTRRILRESKSVRELLDRHSPDLIDQLEAVFLKKYRIPLISQLVSSQLDCDRLDYLMRDSYFTGASYGRIDLDRILMAMRYDPVTQQLVVARKGMAAIEHYLIVRFFMYSQVYNHRKNVAATWVLLKAFQQAKYQSEIGHLYADQNVKAWLKNEIDLEQYLATDDGTFVYHLQQWQNHENRVLADLSRRYLDRDLLKALDISHLDKSDRDLLLEKVQIWTKQLGFDPEIYCGLRIAVSRGYTLYDRGINIQTTLGLREIGELSAMVQTLTQTVQRVWLIYPREIKTKLQHFF; encoded by the coding sequence GTGAATTTTGAGCGTGTCTATCACGATCCGTTACATGGAGCGATCGCGCTCAATTCTGGCGATCCAACTGAAGCACTTTTAATTCAGTTGATTGATACGCCTGCATTTCAGAGATTGCGTCGGATTCGACAATTAGGACCTGCGAGTCTGACATTTCATGGAGCAGAAGGATCGAGGTTTACTCATTCGCTCGGTGTGATGGCGGTAGCGCGTCGGGCATTTGATCGCATTGCCAGAGATTACCCGCAGCTTCTACCGCATCGAACCGTTTTACTGTGTGCGGCATTGCTGCATGACATTGGACATGGCGCGTTTAGTCATACGGCTGAAGAGATTTTCGGGAGCGATCATGAGGTTTGGACGCGGCGGATTTTGCGAGAATCGAAATCGGTGCGGGAATTGCTCGATCGACATTCACCGGATCTGATTGATCAACTCGAAGCCGTTTTTCTCAAGAAATATCGAATTCCGCTGATTTCACAGTTAGTTTCAAGTCAGTTAGATTGCGATCGACTTGATTATCTAATGCGAGATAGCTACTTTACTGGAGCATCGTACGGGCGAATTGATCTCGATCGTATTCTGATGGCGATGCGATACGATCCGGTGACTCAACAGTTAGTAGTGGCACGAAAGGGAATGGCAGCGATCGAGCATTATTTGATTGTGCGTTTCTTTATGTATTCTCAGGTGTATAACCACCGTAAAAATGTAGCGGCAACGTGGGTATTGTTAAAAGCATTTCAGCAAGCGAAATATCAATCGGAAATCGGGCATTTGTACGCGGATCAAAATGTGAAAGCTTGGCTGAAGAATGAGATTGATTTAGAGCAGTATTTGGCAACAGATGATGGAACGTTCGTCTATCATTTGCAGCAGTGGCAGAATCATGAAAATCGAGTTTTAGCAGATTTATCCAGACGCTATCTCGATCGAGATTTGCTTAAAGCGTTAGACATTTCGCATCTCGATAAGAGCGATCGAGATTTACTGCTTGAAAAAGTTCAAATTTGGACAAAGCAACTCGGATTCGATCCAGAGATTTATTGTGGATTGAGAATTGCGGTGAGTCGAGGTTATACGCTGTACGATCGCGGTATTAATATTCAGACCACATTAGGACTACGAGAAATCGGAGAACTTTCGGCAATGGTGCAAACATTAACGCAGACCGTACAGCGGGTTTGGCTCATTTATCCGCGTGAAATCAAGACGAAACTACAGCATTTTTTCTAG
- a CDS encoding amino acid ABC transporter permease — MNLDFSRIFPDIPFILSGVPQTLLFTFASVFFGLLLGTVLSLFKISGIKPLVWFALAYTSIFRGTPLLLQLSLVYFATPQLTGYDISALQAGVFTFSLNSAAYMSETIRAGIQAVDKGQTEAAMSLGVPYPLLMWDVVLPQALKNILPALVNETISLLKDSSLVSTVGVVEILRSAQIVGANKFIYFEPLIFAGFLYYVLVMALTLLASILEKRLRRSD; from the coding sequence ATGAATCTAGATTTTTCTCGTATCTTTCCAGATATACCTTTTATTCTGAGCGGCGTTCCACAAACTTTGTTATTCACGTTTGCTTCAGTATTCTTTGGATTGTTGCTAGGAACGGTTCTTTCTTTATTTAAGATCTCTGGAATCAAGCCGCTCGTCTGGTTCGCTTTAGCGTACACCTCAATTTTTCGAGGAACTCCCTTGCTGTTGCAATTATCGTTAGTATATTTTGCAACACCACAATTGACTGGATATGATATTTCTGCATTACAAGCAGGTGTATTCACGTTTAGTCTCAATTCCGCCGCGTATATGTCCGAAACGATTCGCGCTGGAATTCAAGCAGTCGATAAGGGACAAACTGAGGCAGCGATGTCTCTCGGTGTTCCTTATCCGTTGTTGATGTGGGATGTGGTACTGCCGCAAGCGTTGAAAAATATTTTGCCAGCGTTGGTGAATGAAACCATTTCGCTGTTAAAAGATTCATCGCTGGTATCAACGGTAGGTGTGGTGGAGATTCTTCGGAGTGCTCAGATTGTTGGCGCGAACAAATTCATTTATTTCGAGCCGCTGATTTTTGCTGGCTTCCTTTATTACGTCTTGGTAATGGCATTGACTTTACTCGCATCTATTCTTGAAAAGAGGTTAAGACGCAGTGACTGA
- a CDS encoding Uma2 family endonuclease yields the protein MVLQQPKRQSVPPLASGDRLTRAEFERRYEATPEKFKAELIEGVVYVASPVRAFHGEPHFNLITCLGIYSIATPGTQGSDNATTRLDLDNEPQPDAMLRVVRGGTSRVSQDGYIEGAPELVAEIATSSAAIDLGAKMNAYRRNRVQEYLVWQTFENEFSWFRLENERYVLVEPDESGIIKSQVFPGLWLDVTALLNNQMITVMNILQLGLQSSEHQAFVQELANR from the coding sequence ATGGTGTTGCAGCAACCTAAACGGCAATCGGTTCCGCCTTTGGCAAGTGGCGATCGTTTAACTCGCGCTGAATTCGAGCGACGATATGAAGCGACCCCAGAGAAGTTTAAAGCCGAATTGATCGAAGGAGTAGTTTACGTGGCATCCCCTGTTCGCGCCTTTCATGGCGAGCCGCATTTCAATCTCATTACTTGTTTAGGGATTTACTCTATTGCCACACCTGGCACACAAGGCTCTGACAATGCCACAACTCGACTGGATCTTGATAATGAACCGCAACCCGATGCGATGCTGCGAGTTGTTCGGGGTGGAACATCACGAGTCAGTCAGGATGGGTACATCGAAGGTGCGCCGGAGCTGGTCGCGGAAATTGCGACCAGTAGTGCAGCGATCGATCTCGGTGCAAAAATGAACGCTTATCGTCGAAATCGCGTCCAGGAATACTTAGTTTGGCAAACCTTTGAGAATGAATTCAGTTGGTTCAGATTAGAAAACGAACGATATGTTTTAGTTGAACCAGACGAAAGCGGAATAATCAAAAGCCAAGTATTTCCGGGACTTTGGCTCGATGTCACGGCACTGCTAAATAATCAAATGATTACAGTCATGAACATATTACAACTCGGACTGCAATCTTCAGAGCATCAAGCATTTGTGCAGGAATTAGCGAATCGTTAG
- a CDS encoding iron uptake porin has translation MLNKLGNSAIASIVLSATALSSSAFAVEPLDLSAIEPSDPTLEQVTSVSQLTDVRPTDWAFQALQSLVERYGCIAGYPDRTYRGNRALTRFEFAAGLNACLDRVNELIAASTADLVKKEDLNTLQKLQEQFAVELATLRGRVDALEARTSTLEKQQFSTTTKLGVELVTYLADAFGENAGDVNNTNFGYRLRFDFDTSFSGQDRLRVRLQSTNLRRLDTATNFPVGLAGGTDESRFLATSVSQGGEITLNRLQYRFPVGERLTVYLDANSIDPSIVTDPVTPFNDQVIGAPSNFGQINPVYFPIGNRAGLAANFRVSPAISFDFGYYGEDSTTGGPNLPDSRSGIFNGGYSAWGQLVYGSGSLKFGLLYVNSYSVVNGVDTLAGSNAAKVIGAGPVVGNSYGFQVNYRISPRFELGGWLGYTAARALGDGTKGDASVFNYAINLAFPDLGKTGNLGGIIFGMQPKLTSTSNDAIAQAIGLPVGQRDDRDTGYHIEAFYRYQFNDNISITPGIIWLTAPNHDNRNPDVVIGVIRTTFVF, from the coding sequence ATGTTAAATAAGTTAGGAAATTCGGCGATCGCATCGATCGTACTGAGTGCAACTGCTTTGAGTTCCAGTGCATTTGCAGTCGAACCTTTAGATCTTTCTGCGATCGAGCCATCTGATCCCACTCTCGAACAAGTGACATCCGTTTCCCAATTAACCGATGTTCGCCCCACCGATTGGGCATTTCAGGCTTTGCAATCCCTAGTAGAACGCTATGGATGTATTGCAGGGTATCCAGACCGAACATATCGGGGGAATCGGGCTTTAACCCGATTTGAGTTTGCAGCGGGCTTGAATGCTTGTCTCGATCGAGTCAATGAACTGATCGCTGCTTCAACTGCGGATTTAGTCAAGAAAGAAGATCTAAATACGCTGCAAAAACTCCAAGAGCAATTCGCTGTAGAACTGGCGACCCTTCGCGGTCGTGTCGATGCGCTAGAAGCTCGAACTTCGACTTTAGAAAAACAACAGTTCTCAACCACGACAAAGCTTGGGGTCGAATTAGTCACTTATCTAGCGGATGCTTTTGGCGAAAATGCAGGGGATGTTAACAACACGAACTTTGGCTATCGCTTGAGATTCGACTTTGACACGAGCTTTTCTGGTCAAGATCGGCTTCGAGTGCGATTACAGTCTACCAACCTGCGACGACTCGATACAGCAACAAATTTTCCAGTGGGTTTAGCGGGTGGAACCGATGAATCACGATTTCTTGCAACCAGCGTTTCTCAAGGTGGCGAAATCACGCTCAATCGTTTGCAGTATCGCTTTCCGGTCGGTGAACGCTTGACGGTTTATCTCGATGCAAACTCGATCGACCCTAGTATCGTGACCGATCCGGTTACGCCGTTTAACGATCAGGTGATTGGCGCACCCTCGAATTTTGGTCAAATTAACCCGGTTTATTTCCCGATCGGGAATCGCGCTGGACTTGCGGCAAATTTCCGAGTGTCGCCCGCGATTAGCTTTGATTTTGGCTACTACGGCGAAGATTCCACAACAGGCGGACCAAATCTTCCCGATAGTCGATCGGGCATTTTCAACGGTGGCTATAGTGCTTGGGGACAACTCGTTTACGGTTCTGGATCGCTTAAATTCGGCTTGCTCTACGTTAATAGCTATTCGGTTGTGAATGGGGTTGATACGTTAGCGGGAAGTAACGCCGCGAAAGTGATCGGAGCAGGTCCAGTCGTGGGCAATTCTTACGGATTCCAGGTGAACTATCGAATTTCGCCTCGATTTGAACTTGGTGGATGGCTTGGATACACTGCCGCTCGTGCATTAGGAGATGGCACAAAAGGGGATGCCAGCGTTTTCAACTATGCAATTAACTTAGCATTTCCAGATTTGGGCAAGACCGGAAACTTAGGCGGAATCATTTTTGGAATGCAGCCCAAGTTAACGAGCACCAGCAATGATGCGATCGCTCAAGCGATCGGGCTTCCCGTTGGACAACGCGACGATCGTGATACGGGCTATCACATCGAAGCCTTCTACCGTTATCAATTCAATGACAACATTTCGATCACACCCGGAATCATTTGGCTCACTGCTCCGAATCACGATAATCGTAATCCTGATGTTGTGATTGGTGTGATTCGGACGACGTTTGTTTTCTAA